The sequence TATATATAAGTCCTGGTCCTGGGCAGGCGGGCATGCCGATGGCGAGAGTGACCTCTTACAGGTCGCCTGCCGGGAAGTACAGGAAGAGACCGGTGTCAAAGTGATACGCCCGGTTATTCCCGGCGTGTTTTCCCTCGATCTGCTGCCGGTGCTGGGTCACTACCGGCGGGGGCGCTATGTGGCCCCTCATCTTCACCTGTCGCTGGCCTATCTGCTGGAAGCGGCGGAAGATCAGGCACTGGTCGTGAAGCAGGATGAAAATAGCGCGGTCCGCTGGATACCGCTGCCCGAGCTTGGCAGTTG is a genomic window of Propionispora vibrioides containing:
- a CDS encoding NUDIX hydrolase, with protein sequence MHWLEAVREYRPYNEQEAKDKELFLHYATRFDDILTRDNELVHVTASACVVNPARDKMLMVHHNIYKSWSWAGGHADGESDLLQVACREVQEETGVKVIRPVIPGVFSLDLLPVLGHYRRGRYVAPHLHLSLAYLLEAAEDQALVVKQDENSAVRWIPLPELGSCTEEPHMKKVYTKLMEKVKALADG